The window GGCATGAACCTTGGGGCTTGGATACACTATAAGGAAGATGAGTGGAAATATGTGGGTGCAGTCCTGAGACTTTGCACTCTTACTTCTATGAGCAGTAGTACATTTTTCATAtagttgcttttttgttttggaataaGTTTCTGTAACTTGAAAATACTTCGTTTGCTGAAatgcttattttgaattatcTAGTCCTTGTGATGCTTTTACCCAGACTGTGTGGTCACATCTGAGGGAGCTTTCTTTGAGGGAGCCTGTTGGTATGGAATAGCGTAGCAGTGTACAGTCAGTGGACTCATTTGTCCTGAGCTCATCTGGTTAAGCAGTGTTCCTCATGCAGGTAAACCTCACTCACTActtctttttattcttaaacATCAGATGTTACCATGTTGTAACTAAGACACCTAATAGAGCTAGTCTGCAAAAGTTGtagccactttttttttttttttttttttttttttttttttttttttttttttttttttatgagtgATTAGCCTTTTTCAGAAGCTCCAAATAGTGAAGATTAAGACACACTGTGTATCCTTTCTAGCCCTTTCATTTCTAGGGAGGTGATGTATTTTCACCTTATTACTGCACTTCCATGTGAAAACTGGTTGTGAAGCATGAATTGCACATCTGTTCCATAGCTAGAACAGAGTTATTGAAGAGTTGGACAGGCAGACTTAAAATAACACACTTCTATGCTAGATTTTAATCTGTTCCATATAActgctgcttttgttgtttGCTATGTGGACCAGCCGTCTGCATAAGAGCCATTACTGAAACTGTCTTGCCTGATTACACTAAAAGCGTGGCTTTAAATTAGTACTTGTACAGCAGATCTATGCCAGAGCTTCTGCAAATGTCTAAAATCTTCCTTTCCCAGGACCTCTAGGCTGGGGTTGCAGTTGACATAATGCTGCTTGGTGCTTATGGTGAGTTTGCACACCGTGATAGCAGGTGATCACGAGCGTTCTCCATCCTGTGTTAACTGATAGGATGCCATTCAGTGCTCCACTGCCTCGATTCAGTAGTCAGTCTCCTCTCATAACCTGAAATGGGCATGCACTTATGGAACAGCTCTCTTACAAGTGGAGGTTTGGCTCTTATTGGTAAGTGCTGTGGTTTTCTGCACTTAAACTGGGGCAGTTTGTGAATAGTTTGTGTCAGCTGACACTAGAGTTACTGCCACTACCTCTCAATTACTAGCTGCTCTCTGAAACTTagtgacatttaaaataatCCCTATGTTCCTTTACCATATTCAGCAGACATTCTGAAGAACTATTTGTTAATTAGCTCAGGATGTTAAAACAGCAATGCCTGCAAATCTGTataaactattttaaatttgaagCTGAATCAGAAGTGAAATACAGGAATAATTGAGTAGCAGAAGATACAGTTGTTTTTATGAATGAGTTTTTGCCCTGTGTCTTTGTAGTGTTTGGTTGGACTCAATATCCTGGGAGTTCTGAACTAAAACTTGTGCACATAAATTAATAAAGCCTAATCTTTAGCCCAGAcaatatttaaataacattaaactgaattttaaaaatgattcCTCTGTATTGTTTGTAACAAGTCAATATGAACAGTAACTTCTCCAGAAACGGTATGGTCCTGGTTCCCCTCTTTGTCACAGATTATTTGATACTAGTGAAGGCATGAGGcttaaaatttaaacattagAAAGGCTAAACATTTTCAGTGTTCAGTGTCTGTGCTTATCAATGAGTTTAAACAGTCATGAAACTTAAGCTTTTGAGGTTTTGTTCTTCAGATTTCTTTGAGAGGTTGGTTTTTATGCTTTATTTAGGCAATCAAGTTGGGCTGCTTCAACTTGGTTCCCAGATGAGCTATCTAAAAGGAGGTGGCCAGACACTAATTGATCAGTAACTTTTTTTTAGAATAACTAACTTCACTGTTGCCTGTTCCTGGGACGTTATGGCATTGTGAGTGAGAAGTTTAGAAACGTGGTGCCATAGGGAGCAAAGAGAATTTTCTGATCTCATGATTGTGTTAGTAGAAAATTGGGCTGAACAAATTCAGTGGTGAAGAATTTGTGTTTACTGCTGTCCCTCTGGGTCCTCAGTCGTCCACAAATTCCTGCTAAAGAGGAGTTTATGAAAGACTGAAGCTGGCTTTTGGAGTGATCCCTAAACAGCCTTTATAACACAAGCAAACAGGTATTGTGCAGGATGCTTCCATTGCAGGCTTTGACAAGGACTGCATGAATTGCTTCCTTCAGAATCTTGCTGTGCAGGTGGAAAATACACAATGAGGACCCAGCACCACCTGCTGTGTAGGAACTTACTGGAAGTGCTGCTTAATGTATTCAAGCCACTATTCCTTTGTAGGATGGATTGCACACAGTGGTGCTGGTATTTATTGCCTGCTGTTGTAGCTGGGAACACTTTGTCTGTTCAAAACAACTTCAAATTGCTTTACTTTTGACATTGGTGTTTTGTGTAATGCCACAGGTACTGTAGGGTTGTTATCTCCAGTACATATGTGGGTCAAAaactaaaacagaaaattagtTGTCttgaagggaggaaaaggataGTGCATGAGGCCACAATCTTTCTTGCTGTGACTGACAAGGCTGTTATGTGAGGTCCAAAACCTGTTCATTATAGCTGATGGAAGGGAGGGGAATTTGTTTGAAGCACAACAGGTAATTAGCAGTGTAGCTCATGCTGTGGTAATCCTGGCTTCTGTCATGACTTAGATCCAACTGCAACTAAACTCAGCATGAATAAAAAGAAGATGGGTTTCAGAGCTTTTATTTTGAAGGGATAAGACTTTGTCAGGTTGTAAGGATATAACTTGTTTTACTTCAGGATTTTCTATGCTTATGTTTTAAAGTGGAGCATTGTAACAAAACTGAGATCAAGTAAGGTAAATGTTTCATCTATCGCGCATGATTTTCGATGGCTTTTCGTATCCACTTTTTCAGGCGGAATACATGGGTGTAAAATCCATATTTGCCATCTCGGTCACAGCCTTCTCCCCATGAAACGATTCCTGCTTGATACCAACGGTTGTCATCTGGGTTctaaagtaaagaaaaaatgggaTTGGCACAAGGAGCAAGAGACTTTATAGAGTCcgagaatcattaaggttggaaaagacttccaagatCTTTGACCAAACACCTCCATGTTAATTAAACCACATCACTGAGTgcactctttcagtgaagaagttTCTCCTGATGTCCAACTTGAacctcccttggcacagcttgaggccgttttctcttgtctttgcttgacaggaaaaggaggccAAGTGCCCCCTAGCTACATCCTTCTTTCAGGAGGTCTCCCCCGAGtgtccttttctccaggctaaacaagcCCAACTCCCCCAGCCACGCCTCATAAGACTTGTGCTCTGGATTGTTTAGCAAGCTGCTAAACAATCTCAGATCTAAACCTTGGATGTGCACCAGCCTTTTTAATGATGGATGCTACTTTGGGATTCACACTGGCATCTCCAACAGAGTGTATTGGAGTCATTTTGTCTCTAGTCTTAAATGTCCAGTTAAGAATTGGCCATCACTCAGGGGTCCTGCAGGTCATCTCCCAATATGCTGAGAGCTCAATATATAGAAATGGGGCTGGATGACTGCAGGATTTATCTCCATTGCTCACCTTGGGTGAGCTGGGTTTGCTTCAGCCACTCAGCAGTGGCTcaactctgctgctgtttttcagaCTATGAAGTTCAGCATGGAACAAACCTATCTCCATATATCTTAAAAGCTTGAATTTGTTGAACTTACCTTCATTACAAAAGGTCCCCCACTGTCTCCTTCACAGGCGTCTCCTCTCTTTGACTCATCAGGACTGTAACCTACAGGCAAGAAAAATGGACATTTGGCTGTAGGGGGAGTGGCTGGTGTTGGCcatgttttctttaaagttttggGATAAATAGTGTAAATATTTTGGGAGCCATGAGATTGTTTGTTGATTCTGTCAACTCTtggacttttgtttttcatccATGTAAAAATTCTAACACTGCATCTGTCTTTGCAGCATTCTTGAATCTACCCTCTGTGCTCTCATTCCCGTATTTTCATCAGAATTGCTGTTGGTGTCACTTGCACTGACATTGTACAACACCTGTAACTTGAGCTACGGTGCTTTTCTTGTCTTAGAAATTTACTTGTAATAGTCTGTGTTCCCTGTTCTTCTATTTACTGTAGAGGCACATTGCTGTACCCATTTTGACCTTCCTGTCACTGTaagttctgcttttcctctccccagctATCTTCCTAAAGTCTCACTGTGAAGAGGAAGAGGATTTCATTCATTCCTGATGAACTAGATAGTTTCTCTGCATTTTCCCGTCACCTGTGTCTTCATTCTTTTCTGTATGTCTGCATCTCAGCTGTTTCAAAGAATGTCATCTTGAAAAAGAATCCATAAGAGCTCTGTATTTTCAGCACACTCGTGTAATTGGCTTCCATCCTAACTCAAGCAATCGCATGCATTTAGATGCAAGCAGCACAAATTTAGTCAAAACCCACAATACTTGCTTGTAGGAACTGATAGTCTACACAAATGAAGAATACAGCAGAAACTATTGACTGGTACATAAATCCATAGTCTCTTGGTAACTTGAATTCTGTGTCCCCTTCTCACTTGAAAAGGGTACGATGCTAGAATAGATTTAGGAAGGCGGGAGCCTTCAAAATTTGTAGCCATAAGTATGAATGGGCACCAAGAGATTGAGACATGCTAGTAGACAGGATAATGGGTGTGCTAGTAAATAGGATAATGGGTTAATTTAGAAAGTCACAGAACTGCTCTATGTACTGGCGAAAAGATAATTTTATCTGTACTCTACTtgtcccacagctgctgctagCTAGTACCATTAGACCAGTGCCTGACACAGGTTGGTGTTGCAAACTTCATTCCTAGCTTTAAGTTCTCCAGCCTTCATGTTTTCTGAGAGCTGAGAAGGTTCTTATCATAGGGAAGTTACTCTTTGTGGAGAGCATTTGCAAATTTATCAGAAAGTAACCTTGCTGCACAAGTCACAccaggagctcagagcccttGACTTCTCTAGCAAGTTGTGCCTGTGGACTCCAGTGTTACTTACCTGCACAGAACATGTTGTCAGTGACTTTAACTCTGGTGGATGCCTTGCAGGTACGTTGATCTACAATGGGCACATTGACCTGTTGCAGGACTGTGGGCAGGTTGGAGGGGTTAGTGGCCCACGTTTCTTTCAGGTTTCCCCAACCAGTTACCCTCCCTTTGTAACCTGCCAGCATCAGCCTGTGGAAGGAAACACAAGTGTAATTTAAATGTATTGTAACAGCTTTCTCCTGCCTGGCCCTCTTACTGCAAATAGCCTTGAGAAGtcatccttttctctctctcttctcctcacCTCTGCACGACCTCTTTGGTAGGCAGGCAGACAGGATGGATGTAGTCACTGAAGCTGATGGGTCTCTTTAAGTGCATGAGTGCAATGTCTCGGTCCATGTTCTCCTTCCAGTTGTACTTGGGATGGATGATGATTTTATCCAAAAGAGCaatcttttctttattcttttcataTCTGAAATAGTTATGAAGGAAAGAACTCGCTGTACAGTAGCAGCTGAGAGTCTTGTGGAGTTTGTGATACTCTCAGCTTTGTACCCTCTGAGACAATGCTGTCTTTACATATGTGCACCCTTTTAGATTTCCCAGgcttcctttctccctttcaATTCAACTTTCAGGATcagcaaaagcagcaaacaACGGCCCCGTTAGATCCTGTTATTGTGAGGCATCCAACATTAGCTATAATACTTCCTCAGATACTGAATGACAGCCCAACTGCAAAGTATCTTGTTACTTCTAGGGGAAGCCTAGTTGCTTCTCACTTCATTCAGACTCTTACTTTGCTCTTACGTGCTTGCCAATCCGCACCAGTATGTCACTTGTACTTAAATTCTTGTCCCAGGGTGGATAAAAAAGACAATGAGCAGCAGTCAGGATCCAGCTGTCACTGATGAGGCTGGcaccacacagcagctcctggggagaCTTTTTGTAGAGCATCACCTGCCTGAGAGATGTGAAGGAAGGAAGCCCTTAGCAGAATTAAATGGGTCCTGGTGTAGAATTGGCAGTGAGCAGGAAGCAGCATTGCACTATACTGACAAAACTGCCTAAGTAGCTCTGTAGCAAAAGTCTTCCCTGGACATGCATATCTTATTTAGTAGGCCATTTACCCCATTTCTTTCACCTGGAGAAGTTTCTCATCTTTTGTTCCAGCAAAGGTGGAAATAGGAGGACATGAAGATGAAATACACCAACACATTTGCTTTTTCTGGTGGTTGCATACTTGATTCAAAATGCAAGTTTCTTTCCAGGTATTTTAGTACTACTCTGTTAACCACTTTGAGAAGCTTTGATTAGAATCTGTAATTTCTGCATGCTGCCTAAGATAGGCAAGCCCTTTCATTTCTACCTGCTTGAGCTGAAGAGAAGGAAGACACAATTCCCAAATGCAAAGACAGTACTTACCAGGGGGAGCTGCCGACTTCTGCATCATCCCCATTGACAATTCTTCCTGTGTAGGAATCCAACAACTCCCTCTCACTTTTGTCTgttatctttttcttctcaaataaAGGACGAGTGCCACAATCTGAAAAAATATGTAATCTGGCTTTGCTACTCTACCTCATTGACAGCGAAGAACTGTTGTCTTTAGTCAGCATGCAAAACTGGAAGATTTTAGAAAGGAACTGCTACTAGCTCCATGATTGGAACTGGATATTGACTTCTGAGAGGTCTTCAAGAAACTTAAGTATCTTCCCCAGCTTTTAACAGCTTTTGGTTAGCTGATGTTTCTGAGGAACAGTGAATAGGAAGAAGCTACAGTCCTTCTGCAAATATGCTGTATCTAGAGTTTTTGCTCACCTGCTTCACCAGAACCAAAAGTTTTTTCATCAAAGAAGGTTTTGAACTCTTTAGGAATAGTAGAACGTCCTGCTAGTCCCTCAGACTCTTGGTTCTCATCCTCTAGTAAGCTGTCTGAGAGATGGAAAGACAAACATGGTAAAAGGCTTAAGTGTCAGTGCCATAATTATCAGCCACGTATACGTTCCTTTCCCTACACAGTGGGTCTGATGAAGGAATGATGTGTTAAAACACCAGTGCTCTTTAATGTGCCTTGTCCACCAGTGTGAGTTTTCAGGGAGAACCCCTGACAGAGGTAACAGTGTCATGCACCTGAGGCAGGGTAGTGCATGTGATACATGGACAAACAGGACTCATGTGCGTAGTGCACGTACATCCTTGTCTATGCCTCCTGGCCAAGCACTTCATTCTACTCCTGTTATTTTCCACTGCTTCAAATGTGTGCCTACCCAAACCTATGCAGACTTCTCACCGCAGTAGTGCAGATCACAGTAGTCAAAGTAGGGTGGTTCATCTGTGACACACCAGACACCCTCGTCATCTCTGTCTGGATTCCGACAGTAATTCTCTTGCAGCTCCACTTCTTGGTCGATGTGTTTTCCATGGAGCACCTCTTTGGCTCTCTCAGAGTTCCATGGCAGACACTTAGCTCCAGACATAGTGACTGAGAGGGTCCCTGTGTAAAGCATGCCTTTCTCTGGTTCACAAGGCTCCATTGGTGCAGGTTCTACGGCCAGTGGAGTAAATGGAACTGTTGTTCTATCTTCACCTGGAAAGACAGAGAGCTGTGATTTAAGCCATAGCTGCGCACTCAGAAGTGCTGTTAGCAAATAGCACCACAGCCCCTCTACTAAAGCCTACAGTTCTGTGGGGACTCCCATTATGTTTGGAAGCTCCCACTGTGTTTCCATGCATGTGGTGGCCCCCTAAAATATTGCAGTGTCAGAGGTGGTCCAGCAGTATGTGAAGTGAGGCTGGCACTATTCATCACACTTCTCTTTGTCACTAAGATATGAGGAACAGTATTCTGTTCCCTTCCGGGGCATCTGAGAACCAGCTCAAGAGAGATGGATTGGTGTCTCAGGCATCATAATTCTGCTTTATTAGGTTCTCCAATACCTTATTCTAAAATGCTTAACTAGGCCATATTTGGGGGAGCGTTTTACTGTGGTATTCTACTAAAATGGCAAATTTAACTTATGCCGGTGCTTGTAAATCTAGTAAGTGAAAATTTTCCCTGCAAGCCTTCTCATAGTTTTTCTTACAAGTGTCCTAATGACTGCAAGTCTTAAGCAGTATTTCCTGAGGGAGTGGGTATCCAATCTGTTCTTGCTTGGCTTCAAGGTGCCTTCTCCTTGTGCACAATGGGAGTCCCCATGTGAAGGGAGACCCCATTTGACTATTCactctgctgcacagcagccactgGGCAAGTAGCCTTCACCTTAATCAGTGAAACTGCTTCTGTTTTTTGACTCATGTCAACATGATTATAAAAGAACTGTGCACAAAACTGAGGTTTTTCTAATCTTGTTATATCCACGCACATGGAAGTGTAACTGTAAGATTACTGCAGGTCAGAAATTAACTGATGAACAGAGTTAGCACTTGATGGCCTCAAAGCAGAGCAGCATTTCATCTCAGTTTGTTAGATTCTGCAGACCAGAGCAATGGTAATGGCTTTCAGAATTTCGAAATAGCCCATGTCAAAATGGTTGCTGACCTCTAACTTTTGATTATGAGTTGTTGCTTCTAGTTTCTGTTTTGGGAAGAGAAACTTCAGTGTGAGAAGGTTCTTTCCTTTACCAGTTCTGAGACAGAGGTCGAGCCCCAAGGGAGATACCTCTGTACTGGGGAGAAACGGGAATGTGTAAGTGTAGGGGGATGGTCATCCATGTCCAATGCAGTGATGAGAGAAGGGCATCTTCTCTTTACTTGAGATTGTGAGTATTAAACTGCACACCTCCACAGGAGAGAATGTTGAGGCAGGCAGTCAAGCccaaactgaaattattttgtccTAAAGGTAGGAATTCAGACCAAAAAACATTGACTCATGGCTGTCACAAATTAGAGATAACCAGGCAAGGATTTTGGGGTGACTGACTAGAAAATACTGTACTACATTCCACAAGACTGCTGATACTGGTTTTAATTTAGACCTAGATTAGCATAATCTAGAGAAAACAGCTCATTATGTATGGGCAACTCAGTGACTTTTCTTCCTCAGCTCTTTTACCCTTTAAGATGCAGCTTCTCTACTTCTACTGGCCTCTGTTCATGTAAGCATTCCTCCTCCTTAACCCTCTCTTTGGCTGCTTTAGTATCAGTGCAGTGTTTAGCTGTGAGTGAAGggctctctgcagtgctggggcatACCACACACAGGGATGGGACACGCCTCCCGTTCCACCGTTGGGTCTCGGGTGTAGCACCATGGCCCTTCCGAGTTGTTGTCTGGGTTCCTGCAGTGGTTCTCAATGAGGTTGGGATAAATGGTGGCATTAAATCTATGAGAGACAGAGCCTGTTAGGCTAGGAAGAAAGGACACCCTGGAGAACTCTTAAGGGGTATGCAGGAGATGAACTTACTTAGGAATATGTGGGTATTTGCTTGTCCACACTTGACATTCAATCCCAGACTTGGTGTGGCTAATTGTTCCCCGATAGTTCTGGCCCAGCCCAAGAGCACAGTTACCTGACAAAATCCCAACACAGTGTAAGCCAGGGTCAGTGGAACTGGATCTTGCATTTTTCAAGGTCAGAAGTACCTTCTCACATATCCCTTTAACTTTTGCTGGGTGCGTGAGCCTGCACGAGCAGAGGCATCCTCTTCCCATGAGAAGAGCACACAGCCTAAGCTGTCTCGGCCTCATCAGAGGGAGCTGTCCCTGAgggctctgtgctttgctttggctCAGAGCCTTTCTGAGAGGCTGC is drawn from Prinia subflava isolate CZ2003 ecotype Zambia chromosome 5, Cam_Psub_1.2, whole genome shotgun sequence and contains these coding sequences:
- the F2 gene encoding prothrombin, which produces MAHTKTSILRGLLFSSLLHLTLSHAGVFLEKGQALSVLKRHRRANKGFLEEMLKGNLERECLEEKCSYEEAFEALESIDQTDIFWSKYQVCQGLGMSRTVLDACLEGNCALGLGQNYRGTISHTKSGIECQVWTSKYPHIPKFNATIYPNLIENHCRNPDNNSEGPWCYTRDPTVEREACPIPVCGEDRTTVPFTPLAVEPAPMEPCEPEKGMLYTGTLSVTMSGAKCLPWNSERAKEVLHGKHIDQEVELQENYCRNPDRDDEGVWCVTDEPPYFDYCDLHYCDSLLEDENQESEGLAGRSTIPKEFKTFFDEKTFGSGEADCGTRPLFEKKKITDKSERELLDSYTGRIVNGDDAEVGSSPWQVMLYKKSPQELLCGASLISDSWILTAAHCLFYPPWDKNLSTSDILVRIGKHVRAKYEKNKEKIALLDKIIIHPKYNWKENMDRDIALMHLKRPISFSDYIHPVCLPTKEVVQRLMLAGYKGRVTGWGNLKETWATNPSNLPTVLQQVNVPIVDQRTCKASTRVKVTDNMFCAGYSPDESKRGDACEGDSGGPFVMKNPDDNRWYQAGIVSWGEGCDRDGKYGFYTHVFRLKKWIRKAIENHAR